A window of the Lactuca sativa cultivar Salinas chromosome 5, Lsat_Salinas_v11, whole genome shotgun sequence genome harbors these coding sequences:
- the LOC111887015 gene encoding pathogenesis-related protein PR-1 type: MGYPHYISLVYVVFVSFLHFSHSHNAPQDYVKAHNDVRKLVGMGPMKWDANVAKFAESYANKRKDCALIHSHNPKYGENIAWGTGEFTGLDAVKLWADEKRDYDYNSNTCKPFKMCGHYTQMVWKNSIRIGCARAKCMNGAWFVTCNYDPPGNYIGEKPY, encoded by the coding sequence ATGGGATACCCACATTACATTTCTCTTGTTTATGTTGTTTTCGTATCATTCCTACATTTCTCTCATTCACATAATGCACCACAAGACTATGTGAAGGCCCACAATGATGTTCGAAAGTTGGTTGGTATGGGGCCAATGAAGTGGGATGCAAATGTGGCTAAATTTGCAGAAAGTTATGCCAATAAAAGGAAGGATTGCGCGCTAATACACTCACACAATCCAAAATATGGTGAGAATATTGCATGGGGCACGGGAGAGTTCACGGGTTTGGATGCAGTTAAGTTGTGGGCGGATGAGAAGCGTGATTACGATTATAATTCAAACACATGTAAGCCGTTCAAGATGTGTGGGCATTATACTCAAATGGTTTGGAAAAACTCGATTCGCATTGGGTGTGCTAGGGCTAAGTGCATGAATGGTGCATGGTTTGTGACTTGCAATTATGATCCTCCTGGTAACTACATTGGCGAAAAACCTTATTAA
- the LOC111887055 gene encoding pathogenesis-related leaf protein 4, producing the protein MGHWRIKISLVVAISMTILHSSIAHNEPEDFLHAHGCIRRLLDIPPLVWDPELAKTAQAWADQRKDCKLTPSDKVGENMAQGPNLNASYAVQMWVEERPDYDHGKNECLPGTQCAHYTQVTWKNTERVGCGRAQCSDGVCYVIVCNYDPPGNIVGEKPY; encoded by the coding sequence ATGGGACATTGGCGTATAAAGATATCGCTTGTTGTTGCTATATCCATGACAATTCTACATTCATCTATCGCCCACAACGAACCAGAAGACTTCCTTCATGCCCATGGTTGTATTAGAAGATTACTGGATATACCACCTCTGGTATGGGACCCTGAATTGGCAAAAACTGCGCAAGCTTGGGCTGACCAAAGGAAGGATTGTAAATTGACACCCTCTGACAAGGTTGGTGAGAATATGGCACAGGGGCCAAATCTTAATGCTTCATATGCAGTTCAGATGTGGGTTGAAGAGAGACCCGATTACGACCATGGTAAAAATGAGTGCTTACCGGGTACTCAGTGTGCCCATTATACGCAAGTGACATGGAAAAATACAGAACGCGTTGGATGTGGTAGGGCTCAATGTTCAGACGGTGTGTGCTACGTTATTGTTTGCAATTATGACCCTCCAGGGAACATTGTTGGCGAGAAACCCTACTAA